From the Huiozyma naganishii CBS 8797 chromosome 2, complete genome genome, one window contains:
- the FSH1 gene encoding putative serine hydrolase (similar to Saccharomyces cerevisiae FSH1 (YHR049W); ancestral locus Anc_5.283): MTQTQLPKLLFLHGFLQNSKVFSEKSSGIRKLLKKANVQCDYMDGPVILKKEDLPFVMDEDKWEATVAADCNRAWFYHTDISKDLDVQAGLDAVVAQIKEHGPYDGIVGFSQGAALSTIVTNKITELVPDHPEFKVSLVISGYSFTEPSPAAADTLQITQKFQDAFTPRGDSHTKMLFIYGTADQAVPCERSKYLFDIYRNALAEADQVKAFEHPGGHMCPNKKDIIRPVVEELTAALEN; the protein is encoded by the coding sequence ATGACGCAAACACAGCTTCCCAAATTGCTCTTTTTACACGGGTTCTTGCAGAACAGCAAAGTGTTCTCGGAAAAGTCCTCCGGGATTCGTaaactgctgaagaagGCGAACGTGCAGTGCGACTACATGGACGGGCCCgtgattttgaagaaggaggatCTGCCATTCGTGATGGACGAGGACAAATGGGAGGCCACCGTGGCTGCAGACTGCAACCGTGCGTGGTTCTACCACACGGACATCTCGAAGGACCTGGACGTGCAGGCCGGGCTCGACGCGGTGGTCGCGCAGATCAAGGAGCACGGGCCCTACGACGGGATCGTCGGGTTCTCGCAAGGTGCTGCGCTGTCCACCATCGTCACAAACAAGATCACGGAGCTTGTCCCAGACCACCCTGAGTTCAAGGTCAGTCTCGTGATCTCGGGTTACTCCTTCACTGAACCTTCCCCCGCGGCAGCTGATACGCTGCAGATCACACAGAAGTTCCAGGACGCGTTCACCCCAAGAGGTGACTCGCACACTAAGATGCTGTTCATCTACGGGACCGCGGACCAGGCCGTCCCCTGCGAGAGATCGAAGTACCTGTTCGACATCTACCGCAACGCGCTCGCGGAGGCCGACCAGGTCAAGGCCTTCGAGCACCCAGGTGGGCACATGTGTCccaacaagaaggacaTCATCAGACCAGTCGTCGAGGAGCTCACCGCTGCTCTCGAGAACTGA
- the YHK8 gene encoding Yhk8p (similar to Saccharomyces cerevisiae YHR048W; ancestral locus Anc_5.284) translates to MSSVLLSLRGKQSESEVCSSMESSDCSVQAEHSLGYGKETVNDGTAINYEVCFNGPDDEADPEDIARRLSMYRKYYIAVLITVTSMVITMISSCWTFVSPHIIEKFHVSREVSVLGIMLYVFGLAFGPLFLSPISELYGRRATFIFSLTLSIVWQCLTTWSRTLTGVMFGRFLSGFFGSSFLSVAGGAISDIFLKSQITVPMSLYTTAAMMGPSLGPIISGALYTVDFRWTFVTFIIASGVCLVAIVVTIPETYRPLLLINKARRFRKETGDDRYFAPLEVTRRETSFLSAALLSSRRPFMLLFRDPMMAVLCFYTGLELAIIYLYFVAFPYIYQTLYRFTVMQSACMYIGLMVGMILATPTSVLIQRRYEAKVAQNGGVSVPEMRFDPLFYGAILSPVGLMIFAWTLYSHVHWIGSMIGSALFGAGVLYVFIGIFNYTVDAYRRYAASGMACNSFVRCVMAGVFPLFGLQMYEGMGINWASFLIAMCTLAMVPVPFLFKRYGAYLRSRSPYAWDE, encoded by the coding sequence ATGAGTTCCGTTTTATTATCTTTACGAGGGAAACAGAGTGAGAGCGAGGTTTGTTCAAGTATGGAATCGAGCGATTGCAGTGTACAAGCGGAACATTCCCTTGGGTATGGTAAGGAGACAGTGAATGATGGCACTGCTATCAACTACGAGGTGTGTTTCAACGGCCCGGATGATGAGGCAGACCCAGAAGATATTGCGCGGCGCCTGTCAATGTACAGGAAATACTACATAGCCGTGCTGATTACCGTGACGTCGATGGTGATTACGATGATATCTTCGTGTTGGACGTTTGTATCCCCGCACATCATTGAGAAGTTCCACGTATCCCGCGAGGTGAGCGTCCTCGGAATCATGCTCTACGTGTTTGGGCTTGCCTTTGGTCCGCTGTTCCTGTCGCCCATCAGTGAGCTGTACGGCCGGCGGGCAACGTTCATCTTTTCCCTGACACTGAGCATAGTGTGGCAATGTCTGACGACTTGGTCGCGGACCCTCACTGGTGTGATGTTTGGTAGGTTTCTCAGTGGGTTCTTCGGATCCAGCTTCCTCAGCGTTGCTGGAGGCGCCATCAGCGATATATTCCTCAAGTCGCAGATCACGGTGCCCATGTCCCTCTACACCACTGCCGCGATGATGGGACCGTCCTTGGGGCCCATCATATCGGGGGCACTGTACACGGTGGACTTCAGGTGGACGTTCGTCACGTTTATTATTGCGTCCGGTGTATGTCTCGTTGCCATTGTGGTGACCATCCCGGAGACGTACAGACCGCTACTACTGATCAATAAGGCAAGGAGATTTCGCAAGGAAACTGGGGACGACAGGTATTTCGCCCCCCTCGAGGTGACAAGGAGGGAGACAAGTTTCCTCTCTGCGGCGCTActctcttcaagaagaccCTTCATGTTGCTCTTCAGAGATCCGATGATGGCCGTGCTATGTTTCTACACTGGACTCGAGCTGGCGATTATCTACCTATATTTCGTCGCATTCCCGTACATCTACCAAACGTTGTATAGGTTCACCGTGATGCAGTCCGCGTGTATGTACATTGGACTCATGGTCGGCATGATACTTGCGACACCGACATCAGTGCTGATCCAGCGGCGATACGAGGCAAAAGTTGCTCAAAACGGCGGGGTCTCCGTCCCTGAGATGCGGTTCGACCCACTGTTCTACGGGGCGATCCTCTCCCCCGTGGGACTGATGATCTTCGCATGGACACTGTACTCGCACGTCCACTGGATCGGGTCCATGATTGGGAGCGCCCTCTTCGGTGCAGGCGTCCTGTACGTGTTCATCGGAATTTTCAACTACACGGTCGACGCGTACAGGAGGTACGCAGCATCTGGGATGGCGTGCAACTCATTCGTCCGGTGTGTCATGGCGGGCGTGTTCCCGCTGTTCGGCCTGCAGATGTACGAGGGAATGGGCATCAACTGGGCCTCGTTTCTCATCGCCATGTGCACTTTGGCCATGGTCCCCGTGCCCTTCCTGTTCAAGCGCTACGGCGCGTACCTCAGGTCCAGGTCACCGTACGCGTGGGACGAGTGA
- the ELF1 gene encoding Elf1p (similar to Saccharomyces cerevisiae ELF1 (YKL160W); ancestral locus Anc_5.279), which yields MGKRKKSSRGPVKRVVQRLDTKFNCLFCNHEQSVSCTLDKKNSIGTLSCKICGQSFQTRINTLSQPVDVYSDWFDAVEEVNQGRASESEGDGSEGSSSDYESDSDGGHGAGTLVGSEGGAAAVAARVQRRVLDSDEDEEEVEADDDTHGDSPKRTGRALIDSDDDDDDDE from the coding sequence ATGGGTAAACGGAAGAAATCTAGCAGAGGCCCCGTGAAGCGGGTCGTCCAGCGGCTGGACACAAAGTTCAATTGTCTCTTTTGTAACCACGAACAGTCCGTTTCGTGCACGctggacaagaagaacagtaTTGGGACGCTGTCGTGCAAGATCTGCGGACAGTCCTTCCAGACGCGGATCAACACGCTGTCGCAGCCCGTGGACGTGTACAGCGACTGGTTTGACGCGGTCGAGGAGGTGAACCAGGGCCGGGCGAGCGAGTCCGAGGGCGACGGGTCCGAGGGGTCCAGTAGCGACTACGAGAGCGATTCGGACGGTGGGCACGGCGCCGGTACCCTTGTGGGTTCTGAAggtggtgctgctgctgtagCGGCACGTGTGCAGCGTAGAGTGCTGGACTCGGATgaggacgaagaggaggtGGAAGCGGATGATGACACGCATGGGGATAGCCCGAAGAGAACTGGTAGAGCGCTCATAGACAgcgatgatgacgacgacgacgacgaatAG
- the AAP1 gene encoding arginine/alanine aminopeptidase (similar to Saccharomyces cerevisiae AAP1 (YHR047C) and APE2 (YKL157W); ancestral locus Anc_5.285), with translation MSLNREVLPTNVTPLHYELQFEPDFKRFTFDGVTRVSLRINDAAVDTITLNAFEIEFESVKFNGVAALSIDANEKSQVVEFKFPKGTVLSCAASNGGKGVLEIVFRGILNDQMAGFYRAKYTDSVTGETKYLATTQMEATDARKAFPCFDEPNLKATFEITLISTPELTNLSNMDVHDERVENGKRITNFNVSPKMSTYLVAFIVAELKYVENTEFRVPVRVYSTPGQEHLGQFSAKLGASTLKFFEDTFQIQYPLPKMDMVAVPEFSSGAMENWGLVTYRVADILLDAESSSLGRIQRVTEVVQHELAHQWFGNLVTMDWWESLWLNEGFATWMSWYSCNNFHPDWKVWEQYVTDNLQRAMSLDSLRSSHPIVVPVKNADEINQIFDAISYSKGSSLLRMIFKWLGEDVFIKGVSNYLSEFKYANAKAEALWDHLSAVSGKDVKSVMNVWTEQVGFPVVTVEENNNTLTVTQNRFLSTGDIKPEDDKVLYPVFLSMKTGDGVKDVTLAERSQKIDISNVKDNFFKMNADQAGFFITSYSNERWDTLGKQHHLLSVEDRVGLVADVKTLSSSGYTSSISFLNLVENWKDLEDSFVVWQQIANSFSALQTAWIFENDSIKNGLNKFLNGLVSDKINALGWDFDKSDDYALQQLKVTLFSTACSSKDPKAVSSAIRMFEEYASKNIAIPVLIKPAVFSTIATSAGTVENYDRLFSIYQNPANMDEKLAALKSLGQFNDPQLIQRTLSYLLDGTVLNQDICTPMVGLRSHKEGIEALWKWAKENWTGLVKRLLAGSPVLGHVVTVCTSGFTSEESIAGIKDFFSQVDTNGYNNNIAQAIDTITAKYRWVTRDSIAVKEYLSEHRLL, from the coding sequence ATGTCGTTGAACAGAGAAGTGTTGCCAACGAATGTCACCCCGCTGCACTACGAATTGCAATTCGAGCCCGATTTCAAGAGGTTTACTTTTGACGGTGTCACTAGAGTTTCGTTGAGGATCAATGACGCAGCGGTGGACACTATCACTTTGAATGCGTTTGAAATTGAGTTCGAAAGCGTGAAATTCAACGGTGTCGCTGCGCTGTCGATAGACGCGAACGAGAAGAGCCAGGTTGTCGAATTCAAGTTCCCCAAAGGCACCGTTTTATCCTGTGCGGCGAGCAATGGTGGGAAAGGCGTTTTGGAGATTGTGTTTAGGGGTATTCTGAATGACCAGATGGCAGGGTTTTACAGGGCGAAGTATACGGACTCTGTCACGGGGGAGACCAAATACCTAGCAACAACGCAAATGGAGGCCACGGACGCTAGAAAGGCGTTCCCCTGCTTCGATGAGCCCAATCTGAAGGCCACTTTCGAGATCACTTTGATCTCAACGCCCGAATTGACGAACCTTTCCAACATGGACGTTCATGATGAAAGAGTCGAGAACGGGAAGAGGATCACCAACTTTAACGTTTCTCCTAAAATGTCCACTTACTTGGTCGCCTTTATCGTCGCGGAACTGAAGTACGTAGAGAATACAGAATTTAGAGTCCCCGTCAGGGTTTACTCCACACCTGGCCAAGAACACCTGGGCCAGTTTTCGGCCAAACTGGGTGCTAGCACTTTGAAATTCTTCGAAGACACTTTCCAAATTCAGTACCCTCTGCCCAAGATGGACATGGTGGCGGTGCCCGAATTCTCCTCCGGGGCCATGGAGAACTGGGGGTTGGTCACATACCGTGTGGCTGACATTCTTTTGGATGCGGAGAGCTCCTCACTCGGGCGCATTCAAAGAGTCACTGAGGTCGTTCAGCATGAGCTTGCACACCAGTGGTTTGGGAACCTTGTGACTATGGACTGGTGGGAAAGTCTATGGTTGAACGAGGGGTTTGCCACCTGGATGTCTTGGTACTCTTGCAACAATTTCCACCCGGATTGGAAAGTATGGGAACAGTACGTCACCGATAACCTACAAAGAGCCATGTCGCTCGACTCCCTAAGGTCATCTCACCCAATTGTGGTTCCAGTGAAGAATGCGGATGAAATTAACCAGATCTTTGACGCGATTTCGTACTCCAAGGGTTCATCGTTGCTGAGAATGATATTCAAATGGTTAGGTGAAGACGTTTTCATAAAGGGTGTTTCTAATTATTTATCAGAGTTCAAATACGCGAATGCAAAGGCGGAAGCTCTTTGGGACCATTTGTCAGCAGTTTCTGGGAAAGATGTCAAGAGTGTAATGAACGTCTGGACCGAACAGGTTGGGTTCCCAGTCGTCACAGTAGAGGAGAACAACAATACCCTAACAGTCACTCAGAACCGTTTCCTAAGCACGGGTGACATCAAACCAGAGGATGATAAAGTCCTGTACCCAGTGTTCTTGTCCATGAAAACAGGTGATGGCGTTAAAGATGTAACATTAGCGGAAAGATCGCAAAAGATTGATATTTCCAACGTAAAGgacaacttcttcaaaatgaatGCTGACCAAGCCGGTTTTTTCATAACGTCATATTCGAACGAAAGATGGGATACGTTGGGCAAACAGCACCATCTACTCTCTGTCGAGGATAGGGTAGGTCTTGTTGCGGACGTCAAAACGTTGTCTTCTTCAGGCTACACCTCCTCAATCAGCTTCCTGAACTTGGTCGAGAACTGGaaagatttggaagatTCATTTGTCGTTTGGCAACAGATTGCCAACAGTTTTTCCGCTTTACAGACTGCATGGATCTTTGAAAACGATAGCATTAAGAATGGCTTGAACAAATTTTTGAATGGGTTAGTATCTGATAAAATTAATGCCTTGGGGTGGGATTTCGACAAGAGTGATGATTACGCTTTGCAACAACTAAAGGTAACATTATTCTCGACAGCATGCTCCAGTAAGGATCCCAAAGCTGTTTCTTCAGCCATCCGGATGTTCGAGGAGTATGCTTCTAAGAACATCGCGATACCTGTCCTGATCAAACCTGCAGTGTTCAGTACCATCGCAACCTCCGCAGGAACTGTCGAAAACTATGACCGACTGTTTAGTATCTACCAAAATCCAGCCAATATGGACGAGAAACTTGCCGCTTTGAAATCACTTGGCCAATTCAACGATCCTCAACTAATTCAGAGAACATTGTCTTATTTGTTGGACGGGACAGTCTTGAATCAGGACATTTGCACTCCAATGGTAGGGCTGAGGTCTCATAAAGAAGGTATCGAAGCACTATGGAAATGGGCAAAGGAGAACTGGACTGGTCTGGTCAAACGACTGCTTGCGGGCTCTCCAGTTTTGGGACACGTCGTCACCGTATGCACTTCTGGTTTCACATCTGAAGAATCCATTGCCGGGATCAAAGATTTCTTCTCTCAAGTGGACACGAACGGATACAACAATAACATTGCTCAAGCGATTGACACGATTACAGCGAAATACCGCTGGGTCACAAGAGACAGTATTGCAGTAAAAGAATACCTATCCGAGCACAGACTTCTTTGA
- the INM1 gene encoding inositol monophosphate 1-phosphatase INM1 (similar to Saccharomyces cerevisiae INM1 (YHR046C); ancestral locus Anc_5.286), which translates to MTVNLRAIEEYLCQLATEKVGPIIKSKSGTQSNYELKTGTRAVDIVTEIDKQLEKLIWDSLVEKYPTFKFIGEESYIKGVTKVTDSPTFIVDPIDGTTNFVHDFPFSCTSIGLTIEKEPVVGVIYNPHLDLLVSASKGNGVRVNGKPFDYKSNIAGMSPLVLDKSVVALQPGSAREGPNFKIKLKTYENLLSADGGFVHGFRNLGSSAMTLAYIAIGYLDCYWDGGCYGWDVCAGWCILNETGGRIVGANPGEWEIGVDNRSYLAVRGCNDDTGEEQREYIVNFWKCVEGNLKYE; encoded by the coding sequence ATGACCGTCAATCTACGAGCTATTGAGGAATACTTGTGTCAGTTAGCGACTGAAAAAGTCGGGCCCATTATCAAGTCAAAATCGGGTACTCAAAGTAACTATGAACTAAAGACAGGAACTAGAGCTGTTGATATCGTTACCGAGATCGACAAGCAGCTCGAGAAACTGATCTGGGACTCATTGGTAGAGAAGTACCCGACTTTCAAATTCATTGGCGAGGAGAGCTACATCAAAGGTGTGACCAAAGTAACGGACAGTCCAACTTTTATTGTGGACCCCATCGATGGAACGACAAATTTTGTTCATGATTTCCCCTTCAGTTGTACCTCCATAGGGTTGACCATTGAGAAGGAACCCGTAGTTGGTGTGATATACAACCCGCATTTGGATTTGCTGGTCTCCGCTTCAAAGGGCAATGGTGTTAGGGTTAATGGAAAGCCATTTGATTACAAGTCGAATATTGCAGGTATGTCGCCTCTTGTTTTAGATAAATCTGTGGTAGCGTTGCAGCCAGGTTCTGCTCGGGAGGGCCCCAATTTCAAGATCAAATTAAAAACGTACGAGAATCTGCTTTCCGCTGATGGTGGGTTTGTCCATGGATTCCGGAATCTCGGGTCCTCTGCGATGACACTTGCCTACATTGCAATTGGATACTTGGACTGTTACTGGGACGGTGGTTGCTACGGTTGGGACGTGTGTGCCGGTTGGTGCATCTTGAACGAGACTGGCGGCCGTATTGTCGGTGCGAATCCAGGAGAGTGGGAGATTGGAGTGGACAACAGGTCATATTTGGCAGTCAGAGGCTGTAACGATGATACGGGCGAGGAACAAAGGGAGTACATCGTCAATTTTTGGAAGTGTGTTGAGGGGAACTTGAAGTATGAGTGA
- the SMF2 gene encoding divalent metal ion transporter SMF2 (similar to Saccharomyces cerevisiae SMF2 (YHR050W); ancestral locus Anc_5.282), whose translation MGGKYKELPVHEAEELLRGGLPLGDSEPSEVLDGESLRVEQAERESGMMVFQALRKYGKFVGPGLMASVSYMDPGNYSTAVAAGSAHKYKLLFSILVSNFMAAFWQSLCAKLGAVTGLDLAQNCKRHLPHGLNITLYILAEVAIVATDLAEVVGTAISLNILFGVPLALGVVLTVVDVLIVLMAYKPNGSMRLIRLFEMFVSVLVVLTVICFAVELCYADLGPAREIFTGFLPSRAVFEGDGLYLSLAILGATVMPHSLYLGSGVVQPRLRDYDIKRGYYTPDEQDAENNHDNYRPSFEAINETLNYTVAELLISLFTVALFVNCAILIVSGATLYGTTQDSGEADLFSIYNLLCSTLSKSAGIVFVLALLFSGQSAGIVCTLSGQMVSEGFLDWTVPPAIRRSLTRAVAITPCLILVLVAGRNGLSGALNASQVVLSLLLPFVSAPLIYFTSNKEVMRVQTNHHNNCQQPPRRSTARKSLDGDDENSFPLEDMTLTSSSSQVPHAPLQQEQEIAARDVSGDTALAEYKDMSNGTVTTVAAVLVWLLVSALNMYMLISFARGQDVHF comes from the coding sequence ATGGGAGGTAAGTACAAAGAGTTGCCCGTACATGAGGCTGAGGAGCTACTGCGAGGTGGTCTGCCGTTGGGGGATAGCGAACCGTCCGAAGTTCTGGACGGCGAATCTCTGCGGGTTGAGCAAGCGGAGAGGGAATCAGGGATGATGGTTTTCCAGGCGTTACGGAAGTACGGGAAGTTTGTTGGTCCTGGGCTGATGGCCTCTGTGTCGTACATGGACCCGGGGAACTACTCGACCGCTGTTGCGGCCGGGTCCGCGCACAAGTACAAGCTGCTGTTTTCGATTCTCGTGTCGAACTTCATGGCCGCGTTCTGGCAGTCCCTGTGCGCAAAGCTTGGGGCCGTCACTGGACTTGACCTCGCGCAGAATTGCAAGAGGCACTTGCCTCATGGTCTGAACATTACGCTGTATATTCTCGCCGAGGTAGCGATTGTCGCAACGGACCTCGCGGAGGTCGTCGGGACCGcaatctctttgaatatctTGTTCGGGGTCCCGCTCGCGCTGGGCGTGGTGCTCACCGTTGTGGACGTGCTGATCGTGCTGATGGCGTACAAGCCGAACGGGTCGATGCGACTGATCCGGCTCTTTGAGATGTTCGTGTCTGTGCTCGTCGTGCTGACGGTGATCTGCTTCGCTGTCGAATTGTGCTACGCGGACTTGGGCCCCGCGAGGGAGATATTCACCGGGTTCCTGCCGAGCAGGGCCGTGTTTGAAGGTGACGGGTTGTATCTGTCGTTGGCGATCCTGGGTGCTACCGTGATGCCGCACTCGCTATACCTTGGGTCCGGCGTCGTGCAGCCGCGGCTGCGAGACTACGACATCAAGCGTGGATACTACACTCCAGACGAGCAAGACGCAGAGAACAACCACGATAACTACCGGCCCTCCTTCGAGGCAATCAACGAGACTCTGAACTACACGGTCGCTGAGTTGCTGATCTCGCTGTTCACTGTCGCTCTGTTCGTCAACTGTGCGATTCTGATCGTATCCGGTGCGACTCTGTACGGGACGACGCAGGACTCAGGAGAGGCGGACTTGTTCTCGATTTACAACCTACTGTGTAGCACTCTATCGAAGAGTGCTGGGATTGTGTTTGTGCTCGCACTTTTGTTTTCGGGACAGAGTGCCGGGATTGTGTGCACGCTGAGTGGGCAGATGGTGAGCGAGGGGTTTCTCGACTGGACCGTGCCTCCTGCGATTAGGCGGTCTCTAACACGGGCGGTAGCGATTACACCGTGTCTGATCCTTGTGCTCGTCGCGGGGCGCAACGGGCTGTCAGGAGCTTTGAACGCCTCGCAAGTCGTGCTCTCTTTGCTACTGCCCTTCGTGTCCGCTCCTCTCATCTACTTCACGAGCAACAAAGAGGTGATGCGTGTACAGACGAACCACCACAACAATTGCCAACAACCGCCGCGGCGCTCTACTGCAAGAAAGTCCCTGGATGGTGACGATGAGAACTCGTTCCCGCTAGAGGACATGACTCTCACGAGCAGTTCCTCTCAGGTACCGCACGCACCACTacagcaagaacaagaaattgcGGCGCGGGACGTCTCCGGAGACACCGCCCTTGCAGAGTACAAGGACATGAGCAACGGCACGGTGACTACGGTCGCCGCAGTGCTTGTGTGGCTGCTCGTCTCCGCCTTGAACATGTACATGCTCATCAGCTTCGCTCGAGGCCAGGACGTCCATTTTTGA
- the CIC1 gene encoding Cic1p (similar to Saccharomyces cerevisiae CIC1 (YHR052W); ancestral locus Anc_5.278) has product MANRGKTAGKKQVQVKKAAKQEAAKKQEERAVPEERVTRAVEQLREYVAREGSQSEGGGNDLLGGESEDLVSAVSLVVVNKDSFTGAAKNFKLRLLPVEHSLYRPWRDHSATAVKDFKTLLVLKDADAGKVTAEGLSEALESSKIVVDEVITGRDLKTTYKAYESRRAFLAQFGLVMADENMVTTLPKLMGKKPFEKVETTPVPIKVYSSKNVFSEVTLKNSIEKLFLYQLPVKLPRGNTLNVHLGKLEWFSTGELVQNIESILSNLLPKFKIRAVFIKSNQSPVLPLYYNESILEELAASREQAEGAAAPGELPTAEIDGVQVRLSNFDQALLEIANPNELSTIFAKNLKNAKRDAPVEEDAKRVVKKAKK; this is encoded by the coding sequence ATGGCTAACAGAGGGAAGACGGCGGGAAAGAAGCAGGTGCAGGTGAAGAAAGCCGCGAAGCAGGAGGCAGCGAAGAAGCAGGAGGAGAGGGCTGTGCCCGAGGAGAGGGTGACGCGGGCAGTGGAGCAGTTGCGGGAGTACGTTGCCCGTGAGGGGTCCCAAAGTGAGGGTGGTGGGAACGATTTGCTTGGTGGGGAATCCGAGGATCTGGTGTCTGCTGTGAGTCTGGTCGTTGTGAACAAGGACTCGTTCACGGGTGCCGCTAAGAACTTCAAGTTGCGGTTGCTGCCAGTGGAACACTCGCTGTACAGGCCCTGGAGGGACCACAGTGCCACCGCGGTGAAGGATTTCAAGACTCTGTTGGTGCTGAAGGACGCGGACGCGGGGAAAGTCACTGCGGAGGGTCTTTCTGAGGCGCTTGAAAGCTCGAAGATTGTCGTTGATGAGGTCATTACGGGGAGAGACCTCAAGACCACGTACAAGGCGTACGAGTCCCGCAGGGCGTTCCTCGCACAGTTCGGGCTCGTCATGGCGGATGAAAACATGGTCACCACTCTGCCAAAGCTTATGGGGAAGAAACCTTTTGAGAAAGTGGAGACCACCCCGGTCCCAATAAAAGTGTACTCCTCCAAGAACGTTTTCTCCGAGgtcactttgaagaactcgaTCGAGAAACTGTTCCTTTACCAGCTCCCAGTTAAGCTGCCAAGGGGtaacactttgaacgtCCACTTGGGGAAACTCGAATGGTTCTCTACAGGAGAACTCGTGCAGAACATCGAGAGCATACTCTCCAACCTCCTACCAAAATTCAAGATCAGGGCTGTGTTCATCAAGAGCAACCAGTCCCCAGTCTTGCCACTGTACTACAACGAGAGCATACTCGAGGAATTGGCCGCAAGCAGGGAACAAGCAGAGGGCGCCGCGGCGCCGGGCGAACTACCTACTGCAGAGATCGACGGGGTCCAAGTGCGCCTGTCAAACTTCGACCAGGCTTTGCTCGAGATTGCCAATCCAAACGAATTAAGCACCATCTTTgccaagaacttgaagaatgcAAAGAGAGACGCTCCAGTGGAGGAAGACGCAAAGAGGGTCGTcaagaaggccaagaagTAG
- the COX6 gene encoding cytochrome c oxidase subunit VI (similar to Saccharomyces cerevisiae COX6 (YHR051W); ancestral locus Anc_5.280): protein MLSRVMFRRGLVGARGIGGARRSLVSVTQTQTRLQARLQSRLQPLRSVQIRKYSEHADEETFEEFTARFEKEFDEAYDLFEVQRVLNNCFSYDLVPAPAVLEKALRAARRVNDLPTAVRVFEALKYKVENEDQYKAYLEELKDVRSELGVPLKEELFDPETTVQNPSN from the coding sequence ATGTTGTCCAGAGTAATGTTTAGACGTGGTTTGGTAGGTGCCCGCGGGATTGGCGGTGCGCGGAGGTCGCTTGTGTCGGTGACGCAGACGCAGACGAGGTTGCAGGCAAGGTTGCAGTCGCGGCTGCAGCCCCTGCGCAGCGTTCAGATCCGGAAGTATTCCGAGCACGCGGATGAGGAGACGTTTGAGGAGTTTACTGCGCGGTTCGAGAAGGAGTTCGACGAGGCTTACGATTTGTTCGAGGTGCAGCGAGTGCTGAACAACTGTTTCTCGTACGACCTGGTGCCCGCGCCTGCTGTCCTGGAGAAGGCGCTGCGGGCAGCGCGCAGGGTCAATGACCTGCCCACCGCGGTGCGCGTCTTCGAGGCCCTCAAGTACAAAGTCGAGAACGAAGATCAGTACAAGGCGTACCTCGAGGAACTTAAGGATGTCAGATCCGAATTGGGCGTCCCACTGAAGGAGGAGCTCTTCGACCCAGAAACGACAGTACAGAACCCATCGAATTGA